One window of the Anaerobranca gottschalkii DSM 13577 genome contains the following:
- the smc gene encoding chromosome segregation protein SMC, producing the protein MYLKKIELNGFKSFANKTEFLINPGITAIVGPNGSGKSNIIDAIRWVLGEQSAKALRGSKMEDVIFAGSEGRKQKNYAEVSLVFDNSQGKLAIDYSEVNIIRRIFRDGESEYYINKTPCRLKDIHELFMDTGVGKEAYSIISQGQVEDILNSRPEEKRIIFEEAAGIVKYKNKKKESLKKLEETEQNLVRVDDILYNLEQDLPQIQEEATKAEKYKNIKEKLKGLEVALVLEKINNLEKNYKETDKQIEEKRLLKEEVEKAIQVTNSNKEELIKKIKDIEFQLNSLRDQELQVIKDLEGLKYNLELNKRQLSDGKKRVENLKFENLELEEYLRQVNLKIKELDNKLKINQQELKNNKNLIIEDEEKSEKLRKEIDQLKEGLEKYKEEIIEILNATATIKNELKNLESNKGKLINECGRKERELISFQEKSNQLSDKLHSKQRELEEINVLIDDQNTIKGDLLNKISEIKNNIEVEKDKLDKQKGKVNELKTKITALTNLEMSYAGYNLGPKETLKKFKGHPSLEGSIAQLLTVPEHLTIAIEVALGSSLQNIVVKDEFFAAEVIEYLRKNKLGRATFLPLNIIKGTPLNIEDPDIIGVAANLVQFEKKYSGIMDFLLGRIIIVKNLDIGLKVAKKYNYKYKIVTLEGDVLNVGGAITGGNYNTKSLGLIQRAQEIEALKVELKREEDELVQIQYNLTKGEEEYKKVCEQLEQLQNYLGILQGDKNNKYQEILLIEQEIKTTKEHINLIQQEKKLFENDLKGLEEQISQTLKGEKIKEDEKERITNCIKEINDFIEEKSNLYENLKSKIVSKQITIASLEQEFQSFKKQLTMLNEEKKRTEIKFKDNEKNINSTIEEIGILQKSIEDLSNENLKLEKLKIKINEQQVNHQGLKREVDEKIQQTEEKLKELEQSKEILLAKLNSLNLKKSKILLELDGFTEKLLSEYFLTVGEARALNYPNVDEKEATKEINILREDLKGLGEVNLGAIEEYKKIKGKIDFLKEQKNDLTRAKLDLKKIILEMDRQMATQFEESFEKIKVYFNEVFQKLFNGGRGYLRLTDPENLLESGVEIFVQPPGKKLQSMTLLSGGEKALTAIALLFAILKTKPSPFCVLDEIEASLDEANVDRFGAFLKEMSKEIQFIIVTHRKGTMESADILYGITMEENGISKQISVNLEKRVG; encoded by the coding sequence ATGTATTTGAAAAAAATTGAATTAAATGGATTTAAATCCTTTGCAAATAAAACAGAATTTTTGATAAATCCTGGGATAACTGCTATTGTTGGCCCTAATGGTAGTGGTAAAAGTAACATTATCGATGCTATAAGATGGGTTTTAGGGGAACAAAGTGCTAAGGCACTGAGGGGATCAAAAATGGAAGATGTAATTTTCGCCGGTTCTGAAGGTAGAAAACAGAAAAATTATGCAGAAGTATCTTTGGTTTTTGATAACTCTCAAGGGAAATTAGCCATTGATTATTCTGAAGTAAATATTATTAGAAGAATTTTTCGAGATGGGGAAAGTGAATATTACATAAATAAGACACCTTGTAGGTTAAAGGATATTCATGAGTTATTCATGGATACCGGTGTAGGTAAAGAAGCTTATTCAATAATCAGTCAAGGGCAAGTAGAAGATATTCTCAATAGCCGTCCAGAAGAAAAAAGAATAATTTTTGAAGAAGCGGCAGGGATTGTAAAATACAAAAATAAGAAGAAAGAAAGTTTAAAGAAACTAGAGGAAACTGAACAAAATTTAGTCCGTGTTGACGATATTTTATATAATTTAGAACAAGATTTACCCCAAATACAAGAAGAGGCTACAAAGGCAGAGAAATACAAAAATATTAAAGAAAAACTAAAGGGGTTAGAAGTAGCTTTAGTATTAGAAAAAATCAATAATCTTGAAAAAAATTATAAAGAAACAGATAAACAAATTGAGGAAAAAAGGCTTTTAAAAGAAGAAGTAGAAAAGGCTATACAAGTAACTAATTCAAATAAAGAAGAACTGATAAAAAAAATTAAAGATATTGAATTTCAATTAAATAGTTTAAGGGACCAAGAATTACAAGTGATTAAGGATTTAGAAGGCTTAAAATACAATTTAGAGTTAAATAAGCGGCAATTATCCGATGGTAAAAAGAGAGTAGAAAATTTAAAGTTTGAAAATTTAGAGCTAGAAGAATATCTTCGACAAGTAAATTTAAAAATTAAGGAGCTGGATAATAAATTAAAAATTAATCAACAAGAATTAAAAAATAATAAAAATTTGATCATTGAAGATGAGGAAAAGTCGGAAAAATTAAGAAAAGAAATAGATCAACTTAAAGAAGGATTAGAAAAATATAAAGAAGAAATCATAGAAATATTAAATGCTACTGCAACAATAAAAAATGAATTAAAGAATTTAGAGAGTAATAAAGGAAAACTAATCAATGAATGTGGTAGAAAAGAAAGGGAGCTTATTAGTTTCCAAGAAAAAAGTAATCAACTAAGTGATAAGCTACATAGTAAACAACGGGAATTAGAGGAAATAAATGTTTTAATTGATGACCAAAACACCATAAAAGGAGATCTACTCAATAAAATTTCAGAAATTAAAAATAATATTGAAGTTGAAAAAGATAAATTAGATAAGCAAAAGGGGAAGGTTAATGAACTTAAAACAAAAATTACAGCTCTAACAAATTTGGAAATGTCCTATGCAGGATATAATTTAGGGCCGAAAGAAACATTGAAAAAGTTTAAAGGTCATCCTTCATTAGAAGGATCCATAGCTCAACTATTGACAGTACCTGAGCATCTTACTATTGCCATTGAAGTGGCTTTGGGAAGTAGCTTGCAAAATATCGTTGTTAAAGATGAATTCTTTGCAGCAGAAGTTATTGAATATTTAAGAAAAAATAAATTAGGTAGAGCGACCTTTCTTCCTTTAAACATTATTAAAGGGACCCCTTTAAATATAGAAGATCCAGATATTATTGGTGTTGCTGCGAATTTAGTTCAATTTGAAAAAAAATACAGTGGTATAATGGATTTTCTTCTTGGAAGAATAATTATCGTCAAAAATTTAGATATAGGATTAAAAGTTGCAAAAAAATATAACTATAAATACAAAATTGTTACACTAGAAGGGGATGTGTTAAATGTCGGTGGTGCTATTACAGGGGGTAACTATAATACAAAATCCCTTGGATTAATCCAGAGAGCCCAAGAAATTGAAGCTTTAAAAGTAGAACTAAAAAGAGAAGAAGATGAATTAGTCCAAATTCAATATAATTTAACTAAAGGAGAAGAAGAGTATAAAAAAGTTTGTGAACAGCTAGAACAGCTGCAAAATTATTTGGGAATATTACAAGGGGATAAAAATAATAAATATCAAGAAATTTTATTAATAGAACAAGAGATTAAAACTACTAAAGAGCATATAAATTTAATACAACAAGAAAAAAAATTATTTGAAAATGATTTAAAGGGTTTAGAAGAACAAATTTCTCAAACTTTAAAGGGTGAAAAAATTAAAGAAGATGAAAAGGAAAGGATAACAAATTGTATTAAAGAAATCAATGATTTTATTGAAGAAAAGAGCAATCTATATGAAAATTTAAAATCTAAGATTGTTAGTAAACAAATAACTATAGCTTCTTTAGAACAGGAGTTTCAATCTTTTAAAAAACAATTGACAATGTTAAATGAGGAAAAAAAGAGAACTGAAATTAAATTTAAGGATAATGAGAAAAATATAAATTCAACTATTGAGGAAATTGGAATATTGCAAAAATCTATAGAGGATTTATCTAATGAAAACCTAAAGTTAGAGAAATTAAAAATTAAAATTAATGAACAACAAGTTAATCATCAAGGCCTTAAAAGAGAAGTTGATGAAAAAATCCAACAGACTGAAGAAAAATTAAAGGAACTAGAACAAAGTAAAGAAATTTTGTTGGCTAAACTTAACTCTTTAAATTTAAAAAAATCAAAGATACTTTTGGAATTAGATGGTTTTACAGAAAAGCTTTTAAGTGAGTATTTTTTAACAGTAGGAGAAGCTAGGGCATTAAATTATCCTAATGTTGATGAAAAAGAAGCTACTAAAGAAATAAATATTCTACGGGAAGATCTCAAGGGATTAGGTGAAGTAAATTTAGGGGCCATTGAAGAATATAAAAAAATTAAAGGAAAGATAGATTTCTTAAAAGAACAAAAAAATGACTTAACCCGGGCGAAATTGGATTTGAAAAAGATAATTTTAGAGATGGATCGTCAAATGGCTACACAATTTGAGGAATCCTTTGAAAAGATAAAAGTATATTTTAATGAAGTTTTTCAAAAACTTTTTAATGGTGGAAGGGGTTATTTGCGTTTAACTGACCCAGAAAACCTTTTAGAAAGTGGAGTGGAAATTTTTGTACAGCCCCCTGGAAAAAAACTTCAATCTATGACTTTACTTTCCGGTGGAGAAAAAGCCTTGACAGCCATAGCTTTATTATTTGCTATCTTGAAAACTAAACCGTCTCCTTTTTGCGTACTTGATGAAATAGAGGCTTCATTGGATGAAGCTAATGTGGATAGGTTTGGTGCCTTTTTGAAAGAGATGTCTAAAGAAATACAGTTTATAATAGTAACCCATAGAAAGGGTACTATGGAAAGTGCAGATATACTTTATGGTATTACCATGGAAGAAAACGGAATATCAAAACAAATTTCAGTAAACTTAGAAAAGAGAGTGGGATAG
- the rnc gene encoding ribonuclease III → MKELQRLLRKYNVYIVNTDTFIKAFTHTSYAFENNLGLKGHNERLEFLGDAVLELIISKYLFDFTTEITEGEMTRLRAQIVCEQSLVKAAKRLNFGNYLLLGKGEEKTGGRNKASILADVFEAFVGALYLEVGFEKCYDIVVDILHEEINEAFIKGETDYKTQLQEYIQKNGVNKLTYKVIKETGPDHDKEFTTSVYLNGKLIGTGIGKSKKLSEQSAAQKALEKFFGGDKLR, encoded by the coding sequence ATGAAAGAATTACAAAGGTTATTGAGAAAATACAATGTTTATATAGTTAATACAGATACATTTATTAAAGCTTTTACCCATACTTCCTATGCCTTTGAAAATAATTTAGGATTAAAGGGACATAATGAACGTTTAGAATTTTTAGGGGATGCTGTCCTAGAGTTAATAATTAGTAAATATTTATTTGATTTTACTACAGAAATAACTGAAGGGGAAATGACTAGACTTAGAGCTCAAATTGTTTGCGAACAATCCCTTGTTAAAGCCGCTAAACGCCTTAATTTTGGAAATTATCTATTGTTAGGTAAAGGGGAAGAGAAAACTGGAGGGCGTAATAAAGCTTCTATTCTAGCCGATGTATTTGAAGCTTTTGTTGGAGCATTGTATTTAGAAGTTGGCTTTGAAAAATGTTACGACATTGTTGTGGATATACTACATGAAGAAATCAACGAAGCTTTCATTAAAGGTGAAACAGACTATAAAACTCAACTACAAGAGTATATCCAGAAAAATGGCGTAAATAAATTGACTTATAAAGTTATAAAAGAAACAGGTCCAGATCATGATAAAGAATTTACCACTTCTGTATATTTAAACGGCAAGTTAATTGGCACTGGTATCGGAAAGAGTAAAAAGTTATCGGAACAAAGTGCTGCCCAGAAAGCATTAGAAAAATTTTTTGGCGGAGATAAGCTCCGCTAA